The Streptomyces sp. DH-12 genome has a window encoding:
- a CDS encoding TIGR00730 family Rossman fold protein — protein sequence MATGNPEGKRRPPEEKRLGPVLRRRGQVQSSTTDQRLLDERAPSDWVHTDPWRVLRIQSEFIEGFGTLAELPPAISVFGSARTPADSPEYEAGVRLGRGLVEAGFAVITGGGPGAMEAANKGALEADGVSVGLGIELPFEQGLNRYVDIGLNFRYFFVRKMMFVKYAQGFVVLPGGLGTLDELFEALTLVQTQKVTQFPIVLFGTEYWGGLVDWLRKTVIGQGKAAEKDLLLFHVTDDVDEAVALVSKEAGR from the coding sequence ATGGCTACGGGCAACCCTGAGGGGAAGCGGCGGCCGCCGGAGGAGAAGCGTCTGGGACCGGTCCTCCGACGGCGCGGTCAGGTGCAGTCCAGCACCACCGACCAGCGGCTGCTCGACGAGCGCGCGCCGAGCGACTGGGTGCACACCGACCCCTGGCGGGTGCTGCGCATCCAGTCGGAGTTCATCGAGGGCTTCGGCACCCTGGCCGAACTCCCGCCCGCGATCAGCGTCTTCGGCTCCGCCCGCACCCCCGCGGACTCGCCCGAGTACGAGGCCGGGGTGCGGCTCGGCCGGGGCCTGGTCGAGGCGGGCTTCGCCGTCATCACCGGCGGCGGCCCGGGCGCCATGGAGGCGGCCAACAAGGGCGCGCTGGAGGCCGACGGCGTCTCGGTCGGCCTCGGCATCGAGCTGCCCTTCGAGCAGGGCCTCAACCGGTACGTCGACATCGGCCTGAACTTCCGGTACTTCTTCGTCCGGAAGATGATGTTCGTCAAGTACGCGCAGGGCTTCGTGGTCCTGCCCGGCGGCCTCGGCACGCTCGACGAGCTCTTCGAGGCGCTCACCCTGGTGCAGACCCAGAAGGTGACCCAGTTCCCCATCGTGCTGTTCGGCACGGAGTACTGGGGCGGCCTCGTCGACTGGCTCCGCAAGACGGTGATCGGCCAGGGCAAGGCGGCCGAGAAGGACCTGCTGCTGTTCCACGTCACGGACGACGTGGACGAGGCGGTGGCCCTGGTCTCCAAGGAAGCGGGCCGCTGA
- the dapE gene encoding succinyl-diaminopimelate desuccinylase, with protein MADTPLDLTLDAARLTAQLVDFPSESGTEKPLADAIEAALRALPHLTVDRHGNNVVARTRLGRPERVILAGHIDTVPIADNVPSRLDEDGVLWGCGTCDMKAGVAVQLRIAATVPEPNRDLTFVFYDNEEVAADLNGLGHVAEAHPDWLEGDFAVLLEPSDGQVEGGCQGTLRVLLKTSGERAHSARGWMGSNAIHAAAPILERLASYQPRWPVIDGLEYREGLNAVGISGGVAGNVIPDECVVTVNFRYAPDRSEEEALAHVREVFADCGVTEFVVDDHSGAALPGLSHPAAAAFIEAVGGTPQPKYGWTDVSRFSALGVPAVNYGPGNPHLAHRRDERVETAKILAGEERLRSWLTV; from the coding sequence ATGGCCGACACCCCGCTTGACCTCACGCTGGACGCCGCGCGCCTCACCGCGCAGCTCGTCGACTTCCCCTCCGAGAGCGGCACCGAGAAGCCGCTCGCGGACGCGATCGAGGCGGCGCTGCGCGCGCTGCCGCACCTGACGGTCGACCGGCACGGCAACAACGTCGTGGCCCGCACCCGGCTGGGCCGCCCAGAGCGGGTGATCCTCGCCGGCCACATCGACACGGTCCCGATCGCGGACAACGTCCCCTCGCGCCTCGACGAGGACGGCGTCCTGTGGGGCTGCGGCACCTGCGACATGAAGGCGGGCGTCGCCGTCCAGCTGCGCATCGCGGCCACCGTCCCCGAGCCCAACCGCGACCTCACCTTCGTCTTCTACGACAACGAGGAGGTCGCCGCCGACCTCAACGGGCTGGGGCACGTCGCCGAGGCGCACCCCGACTGGCTGGAGGGCGACTTCGCGGTACTGCTCGAACCCTCCGACGGGCAGGTCGAGGGCGGCTGCCAGGGCACCCTGCGGGTGCTGCTGAAGACCTCCGGCGAGCGCGCCCACTCCGCGCGCGGCTGGATGGGCTCCAACGCCATCCACGCCGCCGCCCCGATCCTGGAGCGCCTGGCCTCCTACCAGCCCCGGTGGCCGGTCATCGACGGCCTGGAGTACCGCGAGGGCCTCAACGCGGTCGGCATCTCCGGAGGCGTCGCCGGCAACGTCATCCCCGACGAGTGCGTCGTCACCGTGAACTTCCGCTACGCCCCCGACCGCAGCGAGGAGGAGGCCCTGGCGCACGTCAGGGAGGTCTTCGCGGACTGCGGCGTGACCGAGTTCGTGGTCGACGACCACAGCGGCGCGGCCCTGCCCGGCCTGTCCCACCCGGCCGCGGCGGCCTTCATCGAGGCGGTGGGCGGCACCCCGCAGCCCAAGTACGGCTGGACCGACGTCTCCCGCTTCTCCGCGCTCGGCGTCCCCGCCGTGAACTACGGCCCCGGCAACCCCCACCTGGCCCACAGGAGGGACGAGCGCGTCGAGACCGCCAAGATCCTCGCGGGCGAGGAGCGGCTCCGGTCCTGGCTGACCGTCTGA
- a CDS encoding heavy metal transporter yields the protein MPEQSPPLKRKRRGRLLRCGAAFAVLSAVAGYLVVQYVTGGTGGPGCEVVSGEGDGATYEFTPEQAVNAATITAVGTARDLPERAVTIALATALQESALRNIDYGDRDSLGLFQQRPSQGWGTPRQIMDPAYAAEKFYEHLEEVPGYTRLPLTVAAQKVQRSGFPQAYAKHEPDAALLAAALTGRSGATLTCDGRPAATRAKGADAVRAALARDFGRDVLEPAGAEVDDAKVRSSSPDAPSPEAESGEGTVTLPVTTVSGDRRDVAARGWQLAHWAVANASELHIRSVSYAGREWIAGHTDSQWRPLDGKGSADSDTEADAVRITTGR from the coding sequence GTGCCAGAGCAGTCTCCCCCTCTCAAGCGCAAGCGCCGTGGCCGTCTGCTCCGCTGCGGCGCGGCCTTCGCGGTGCTGTCGGCGGTCGCCGGTTACCTGGTGGTGCAGTACGTCACCGGAGGCACGGGCGGCCCGGGCTGCGAGGTCGTGTCCGGCGAGGGCGACGGGGCGACGTACGAGTTCACGCCCGAGCAGGCGGTGAACGCGGCGACGATCACCGCCGTGGGCACCGCGCGCGACCTGCCCGAGCGGGCCGTGACGATCGCGCTGGCGACCGCCCTGCAGGAGTCGGCGCTGCGCAACATCGACTACGGCGACCGTGACTCGCTGGGCCTGTTCCAGCAGCGTCCCTCGCAGGGCTGGGGCACACCGCGGCAGATCATGGACCCGGCGTACGCGGCGGAGAAGTTCTACGAGCACCTGGAGGAGGTGCCCGGCTACACGCGGCTGCCGCTGACCGTGGCCGCGCAGAAGGTGCAGCGCAGCGGTTTCCCGCAGGCGTACGCCAAGCACGAGCCGGACGCGGCGCTGCTGGCCGCCGCCCTCACCGGCCGCTCGGGCGCGACGCTGACCTGCGACGGCCGCCCCGCGGCGACCCGGGCGAAGGGCGCGGACGCGGTACGGGCCGCGCTGGCCCGGGACTTCGGGCGCGACGTGCTGGAGCCGGCGGGCGCCGAGGTGGACGACGCCAAGGTGCGGTCCTCCTCGCCGGACGCGCCCAGCCCGGAAGCGGAATCCGGCGAGGGCACCGTGACGCTGCCGGTCACCACCGTCTCCGGCGACCGGCGGGACGTCGCGGCGCGAGGCTGGCAGCTGGCCCACTGGGCCGTGGCCAACGCCTCCGAGCTGCACATACGGAGTGTGTCCTACGCGGGCCGGGAGTGGATCGCCGGGCACACCGACAGCCAGTGGCGGCCGTTGGACGGCAAGGGGTCCGCGGACTCCGACACGGAAGCGGACGCGGTCCGGATCACCACCGGGCGGTAG
- a CDS encoding ATP-binding protein, whose product MSLPLTRRIARAALLVAAGAAAGVGAAGSASAAPALPSAPNLGLSALDGAPGKTVDNVTRGVGKTTPDATEVAPAAGTTVKKAVPVVKELPTDSLGKSGPTKNLPVKGLPLG is encoded by the coding sequence ATGTCCCTCCCCCTGACCCGTCGGATCGCCCGTGCCGCGTTGCTCGTCGCTGCGGGAGCGGCCGCCGGGGTCGGTGCGGCCGGTTCCGCGAGCGCGGCGCCGGCGCTGCCGTCCGCCCCGAACCTCGGGCTGAGCGCCCTGGACGGTGCGCCCGGCAAGACCGTGGACAACGTGACGCGGGGCGTCGGCAAGACCACCCCCGACGCCACCGAGGTGGCTCCGGCGGCGGGCACGACCGTGAAGAAGGCCGTGCCGGTGGTGAAGGAGCTGCCGACCGACTCCCTCGGCAAGAGCGGCCCCACGAAGAACCTGCCGGTCAAGGGCCTGCCTCTCGGCTGA
- a CDS encoding bifunctional succinyldiaminopimelate transaminase/glutamate-prephenate aminotransferase, with amino-acid sequence MSAVSDRLPAFPWDKLEPYKKTAAAHPDGIVDLSVGTPVDPVPEHIQKALIAAADSPGYPTVWGTPELRDAITRWVEHRLGAREVTHRHVLPVVGSKELVAWLPTQLGLGPGDQVAHPRLAYPTYEVGARLARAEHVAYDDPTELDPARLKLLWLNSPSNPTGRVLSKEELTRIVAWARTHGILVLSDECYIELGWEADPVSVLHPDVNGGSHDGIVAVHSLSKRSNLAGYRAAFLAGDPAVLGPLLQIRKHGGMMIPAPTQAAVVAALGDDEHVRVQRERYAARRTTLRDALLAHGFRIEHSEASLYLWATRDESCWDTVAHLADRGVLVAPGDFYGPAGDRFVRVALTATDERVQAAVSRLTV; translated from the coding sequence GTGTCCGCAGTCTCCGACCGGCTGCCCGCCTTCCCCTGGGACAAGCTGGAGCCGTACAAGAAGACGGCCGCAGCGCACCCCGACGGCATCGTCGACCTCTCGGTCGGCACGCCCGTCGACCCGGTGCCCGAGCACATCCAGAAGGCGCTGATCGCCGCGGCGGACTCGCCGGGCTATCCCACGGTGTGGGGCACCCCGGAACTGCGGGACGCGATCACCCGCTGGGTGGAACACCGGCTCGGCGCCCGCGAGGTGACCCACCGGCACGTCCTGCCGGTCGTCGGCTCCAAGGAACTCGTCGCCTGGCTCCCCACCCAGCTCGGACTCGGCCCCGGCGACCAGGTCGCCCACCCGCGCCTGGCCTACCCGACGTACGAGGTCGGCGCCCGCCTGGCGCGCGCCGAGCACGTGGCGTACGACGACCCGACCGAGCTGGACCCGGCGCGGCTGAAGCTGCTGTGGCTCAACTCGCCGTCCAACCCGACCGGCCGGGTGCTCTCCAAGGAGGAGCTGACCCGGATCGTCGCCTGGGCCCGCACGCACGGGATCCTCGTCCTGTCCGACGAGTGCTACATCGAGCTGGGCTGGGAGGCCGACCCGGTCTCGGTGCTGCACCCGGACGTCAACGGCGGTTCCCACGACGGCATCGTCGCCGTCCACTCCCTGTCCAAGCGGTCCAACCTGGCCGGCTACCGCGCCGCGTTCCTGGCCGGCGACCCGGCCGTGCTCGGCCCGCTGCTCCAGATCCGCAAGCACGGCGGGATGATGATCCCGGCCCCCACCCAGGCGGCCGTGGTGGCGGCACTCGGCGACGACGAGCACGTCCGCGTCCAGCGCGAGCGGTACGCGGCCCGCCGCACCACCCTGCGCGACGCGCTGCTCGCCCACGGCTTCCGCATCGAGCACAGCGAGGCCAGCCTGTACCTGTGGGCCACGCGCGACGAGTCCTGCTGGGACACCGTCGCCCACCTCGCCGACCGGGGCGTCCTGGTCGCCCCCGGCGACTTCTACGGCCCCGCAGGCGACCGCTTCGTCCGCGTCGCCCTGACCGCGACGGACGAACGGGTCCAGGCCGCGGTGAGCCGCCTGACCGTCTGA
- the fdxA gene encoding ferredoxin produces the protein MTYVIAQPCVDVKDKACIEECPVDCIYEGQRSLYIHPDECVDCGACEPVCPVEAIFYEDDTPEEWKDYYKANVEFFDELGSPGGASKLGLIERDHPFIAALPPQA, from the coding sequence GTGACCTACGTCATCGCGCAGCCTTGTGTCGACGTCAAGGACAAGGCGTGCATCGAGGAGTGCCCGGTCGACTGCATCTACGAGGGCCAGCGGTCCTTGTACATCCACCCGGACGAATGCGTCGACTGCGGCGCCTGTGAACCGGTCTGCCCGGTCGAGGCCATCTTCTACGAGGACGACACTCCGGAGGAGTGGAAGGACTACTACAAGGCGAACGTCGAGTTCTTCGACGAGCTCGGCTCCCCCGGCGGCGCCAGCAAGCTCGGTCTGATCGAGCGGGACCACCCGTTCATCGCCGCGCTGCCGCCGCAGGCGTAA
- a CDS encoding GNAT family N-acetyltransferase: protein MEISAAGRLEVRVTAADVGKRVSVRSLIEHGPSGEKFSDTVGVLTSWDNGVLQITRKSGESVRVAESALVAGKVVPAAPARRRGPAASYAELARVAARGWRPVESERLGDWELRAAAGFTRRANSVLPLGDPGLPLDDALTAVRRWYAARGLPAYVQTATGAKDTQELLCAELERRGWVREVTAELWTGGLAPVADAGAGTASGVLLSRRADEAWLARYRRKGVSEVALRVLGGGFPGEPSSGEPSVWFATVPGEPGAEAPAAIGRCVVDGRWAGFAAVEVDPARRRRGLATTVMAALAARALEEGASAAWLQVEADNEGARALYDRLGFAPHHAYHHHRAPEGPAPDWPDPREGSAQDASARAGDGPL from the coding sequence GTGGAAATCTCAGCCGCCGGGCGCCTCGAGGTCCGTGTCACCGCTGCTGACGTGGGGAAACGGGTCTCCGTGAGGAGCTTGATCGAACATGGCCCCTCGGGTGAGAAGTTCAGCGACACGGTCGGCGTTCTCACATCATGGGACAACGGTGTGTTGCAGATCACAAGGAAGAGCGGGGAAAGTGTCCGCGTCGCCGAGTCCGCACTGGTAGCGGGCAAGGTCGTGCCGGCCGCCCCGGCGCGTCGGCGTGGCCCGGCGGCCTCCTACGCGGAGCTGGCGCGGGTGGCCGCGCGGGGCTGGCGGCCGGTGGAGAGCGAGCGGCTCGGCGACTGGGAGCTGCGGGCGGCCGCCGGTTTCACCCGCCGGGCCAACTCCGTGCTGCCGCTGGGCGACCCGGGCCTGCCGCTCGACGACGCGCTGACGGCCGTGCGCCGCTGGTACGCGGCCCGGGGGCTGCCCGCGTACGTCCAGACCGCGACCGGCGCGAAGGACACGCAGGAGCTGCTCTGCGCGGAGCTGGAGCGGCGCGGGTGGGTCCGCGAGGTGACCGCCGAGCTGTGGACGGGCGGGCTGGCCCCGGTCGCCGATGCGGGCGCCGGGACGGCCTCCGGCGTGCTGCTGTCCCGGCGGGCGGACGAGGCGTGGCTGGCGCGGTACCGGCGCAAGGGCGTGAGCGAGGTGGCCCTGCGGGTGCTGGGCGGGGGTTTCCCCGGCGAGCCGTCCTCGGGTGAGCCGTCGGTGTGGTTCGCGACCGTGCCGGGTGAGCCGGGCGCCGAGGCGCCCGCCGCGATCGGGCGGTGTGTCGTGGACGGCCGGTGGGCCGGGTTCGCGGCGGTCGAGGTGGACCCGGCGCGGCGGCGGCGCGGGCTGGCCACGACCGTGATGGCGGCGCTGGCCGCCCGAGCCCTGGAGGAGGGCGCCTCGGCGGCCTGGCTGCAGGTCGAGGCGGACAACGAGGGTGCGCGGGCGCTGTACGACCGCCTGGGCTTCGCCCCGCACCACGCGTACCACCACCACCGCGCGCCGGAGGGGCCCGCACCGGACTGGCCGGACCCGCGGGAGGGCTCCGCTCAGGATGCGTCGGCTCGGGCGGGTGACGGGCCGCTGTGA
- a CDS encoding transglutaminase-like domain-containing protein: MRSPWPPPPGRSAELRRRFAEEARCERPGLSVLCLLVAAEGDGTLDEAGMDAVEIELDRLAGELPHRPGSPHAWAVALRDLLGERYGFHGLPDDYRRLESSLLHAVLRRRRGLPILLSVVWIEVARRAGAPVYGVALPGHFVVGFGDPHGAGAGQVLADPFDGGRVLTGPDAELLAAGATGGPLEPSMPAPAGTLEVVARVLNNVRAWAATRPERTDVGLWALDLSLLLPSRPARLRYERAQLLVQRGEFTAGAAELEAYADVVAAVDPQAADRIRGEALAARALLN; the protein is encoded by the coding sequence ATGCGCTCCCCCTGGCCCCCACCGCCCGGGCGCTCCGCCGAACTGCGCCGGCGCTTCGCCGAGGAGGCCCGCTGCGAGCGGCCCGGCCTGTCCGTGCTGTGCCTCCTGGTGGCGGCGGAGGGCGACGGCACGCTCGACGAGGCGGGCATGGACGCGGTGGAGATCGAGCTGGACCGGCTGGCGGGCGAGCTGCCGCACCGGCCGGGCTCGCCGCACGCGTGGGCGGTGGCGCTGCGGGACCTGCTGGGCGAGCGGTACGGCTTCCACGGCCTGCCGGACGACTACCGGCGGCTGGAGTCCTCGCTGCTGCACGCGGTGCTGCGGAGGCGGCGCGGGCTGCCGATCCTGCTGTCGGTGGTGTGGATCGAGGTGGCCCGCCGGGCGGGCGCGCCGGTGTACGGCGTGGCGCTGCCCGGGCACTTCGTCGTGGGCTTCGGCGACCCGCACGGGGCGGGCGCCGGGCAGGTGCTGGCCGACCCGTTCGACGGGGGCCGGGTGCTGACCGGACCGGACGCGGAGCTGCTGGCCGCCGGGGCCACCGGAGGCCCGCTGGAGCCGTCCATGCCGGCCCCGGCGGGGACGCTGGAGGTGGTCGCGCGCGTCCTGAACAACGTCCGGGCCTGGGCGGCGACCCGCCCCGAGCGCACCGACGTCGGTCTGTGGGCCCTGGACCTCTCCCTGCTCCTCCCGTCCCGCCCCGCCCGCCTGCGCTACGAACGCGCCCAGCTCCTCGTGCAGCGCGGCGAGTTCACGGCGGGCGCGGCCGAACTGGAGGCGTACGCGGACGTCGTCGCGGCGGTCGACCCACAGGCGGCGGACCGCATCCGGGGGGAGGCGCTGGCCGCCCGGGCCCTGCTCAACTGA
- a CDS encoding MarR family transcriptional regulator codes for MSPTRASEERVAHLAAELAACLPALHRALDRRVAGEYPHPKPPEGQLALLRHVARHEGATVGEAASALLMKPNNVSALVSQLIERGELERRQDPADKRIAHLHLTAVSRRRIAEVRALEERLLGEALRSVTDGELDALGSALGALKALPGHLHAATR; via the coding sequence ATGTCCCCCACCCGTGCCTCCGAGGAGCGCGTCGCGCACCTGGCCGCCGAGCTTGCGGCGTGCCTGCCCGCGCTGCACCGGGCACTGGACCGGCGGGTCGCGGGCGAGTACCCGCATCCGAAGCCGCCGGAGGGACAGCTGGCGCTGCTGCGTCACGTAGCGCGGCACGAGGGCGCCACGGTCGGCGAGGCCGCCTCGGCGCTGCTGATGAAGCCCAACAACGTCAGCGCGCTCGTCTCCCAGCTCATCGAGCGGGGCGAGCTGGAGCGCCGCCAGGACCCCGCGGACAAGCGGATCGCCCACCTCCACCTCACCGCCGTCTCGCGCCGCCGGATCGCCGAGGTGCGCGCCCTCGAAGAGCGTCTGCTCGGCGAGGCCCTGCGCTCGGTCACCGACGGCGAGCTGGACGCGCTCGGTTCGGCGCTCGGCGCCCTCAAGGCCCTCCCCGGCCACCTTCACGCGGCGACCCGCTGA
- a CDS encoding MFS transporter, with protein sequence MSSSTSVDRPTARRGDPWLALIAVSFGLLMVQLDGSVVAIANPAIGKDLGADTAELQWVTNSYLLALAASMILGGKLGDRFGRRRYYLVGVIGFVVASVGIGLAGGVEGVIAFRVLQGLCGGILMPNTLGILRAVFPPRKFGLAVGIWGMVSAVSTSLGPILGGLLVEHVDWTWVFYLNVPIGIVALLFSAAVLRESRNAGGEQRFDVVGVVVLAAGLLALVFGIVKGETWGWASGGTLGSIAAGVVLLVLFGWYETRQEHPLLPMRLFRNRSLTTGSVMTALNFFVMLGGIFFIMLYLQNVRGYTPVEAGISTLPMSLASLVASPLGSQLTARFGPRATIPLGLVLSAAAMFGMLTWSTDSSYATMWPPYIALGLGVGIVLPATAAAIIGNAPVRDGGVASGLQSTMLQIGGALGTSVLVTVIAGKVGSSLYGELTGAGVPSAVAHGLEGAEDAVAMGIAPVSPGMPEGLRAAVVEGSAQAFVNGMHAAVTVTGVLCLIGAAVAVAGIRRRSPEEAAAEAPVPVAAH encoded by the coding sequence ATGTCGTCGTCCACGTCCGTGGATCGCCCCACCGCGCGCCGGGGCGATCCCTGGCTCGCCCTCATCGCCGTGTCGTTCGGCCTGCTCATGGTGCAGCTCGACGGCTCCGTCGTCGCCATCGCCAACCCGGCGATCGGCAAGGACCTCGGCGCCGACACCGCCGAACTGCAGTGGGTCACCAACTCCTACCTGCTCGCGCTCGCCGCCTCGATGATCCTCGGCGGCAAGCTCGGCGACCGGTTCGGCCGCCGCCGGTACTACCTCGTCGGCGTCATCGGCTTCGTCGTCGCGTCGGTCGGCATCGGCCTGGCCGGCGGCGTCGAGGGCGTCATCGCCTTCCGCGTGCTCCAGGGCCTGTGCGGCGGCATCCTCATGCCCAACACGCTGGGCATCCTGCGCGCGGTGTTCCCGCCCCGGAAGTTCGGGCTCGCGGTGGGCATCTGGGGCATGGTGTCCGCCGTGTCCACCTCGCTGGGCCCGATCCTGGGCGGTCTGCTCGTCGAGCACGTCGACTGGACCTGGGTGTTCTACCTGAACGTCCCCATCGGGATCGTGGCCCTACTGTTCAGCGCGGCCGTGCTGCGGGAGTCGAGGAACGCCGGCGGGGAGCAGCGCTTCGACGTGGTCGGCGTCGTCGTGCTCGCCGCCGGACTGCTCGCCCTGGTGTTCGGCATCGTGAAGGGCGAGACCTGGGGCTGGGCCTCCGGCGGCACCCTCGGCTCGATCGCCGCCGGCGTCGTCCTGCTGGTCCTCTTCGGCTGGTACGAGACCCGGCAGGAGCACCCGCTGCTGCCGATGCGCCTGTTCCGGAACCGGTCGCTGACCACCGGATCCGTGATGACCGCGCTGAACTTCTTCGTGATGCTCGGCGGGATCTTCTTCATCATGCTGTACCTGCAGAACGTCCGCGGCTACACGCCCGTCGAGGCCGGCATCAGCACGCTGCCGATGTCGCTCGCCTCGCTGGTCGCCTCACCGCTCGGCTCGCAGCTCACCGCGCGCTTCGGCCCGCGGGCCACCATCCCGCTGGGCCTGGTGCTGTCCGCCGCCGCCATGTTCGGCATGCTCACCTGGTCCACCGACTCCTCCTACGCCACCATGTGGCCGCCGTACATCGCGCTGGGCCTGGGCGTCGGCATCGTGCTGCCCGCGACCGCCGCCGCGATCATCGGCAACGCTCCGGTCCGGGACGGCGGGGTGGCGTCCGGGCTGCAGTCCACGATGCTGCAGATCGGCGGCGCGCTGGGCACGTCGGTGCTGGTCACGGTGATCGCCGGCAAGGTCGGCTCCTCGCTGTACGGCGAGCTGACCGGGGCGGGCGTGCCGTCCGCCGTGGCGCACGGCCTGGAGGGGGCGGAGGACGCCGTGGCGATGGGCATCGCCCCGGTCTCCCCCGGCATGCCCGAGGGGCTGCGGGCCGCGGTCGTCGAGGGCAGCGCGCAGGCGTTCGTCAACGGCATGCACGCCGCGGTCACCGTCACCGGCGTCCTGTGCCTGATCGGCGCCGCGGTCGCCGTGGCCGGCATCCGCCGCCGCTCCCCCGAGGAGGCCGCCGCCGAGGCCCCGGTGCCCGTCGCCGCGCACTGA
- a CDS encoding DUF6113 family protein — MSGDHVPALARPLRPPSPGRAAVLLGLLVLGAVVGVAGALVQPAWFPGGLLLALAGEAGLVLGAARVTRSRSGGVAVAAGWMITVILLTASRPEGDFLFAAGGGSYLFLLGGMAVAVICATIGPGKQPDGDPARLRK; from the coding sequence GTGAGCGGCGACCACGTGCCCGCGCTGGCGCGGCCGCTGCGTCCGCCCTCCCCCGGGCGCGCAGCGGTCCTGCTCGGACTGCTGGTGCTCGGCGCCGTGGTCGGCGTCGCCGGGGCGCTGGTCCAGCCCGCGTGGTTCCCCGGCGGGCTGCTGCTCGCCCTGGCCGGCGAGGCCGGACTGGTGCTCGGGGCGGCACGGGTGACCCGCAGCCGGTCGGGCGGGGTGGCCGTCGCCGCCGGCTGGATGATCACCGTCATCCTGCTGACGGCCAGCCGTCCGGAAGGCGACTTCCTGTTCGCCGCGGGAGGCGGCTCCTACCTCTTCCTGCTCGGCGGCATGGCCGTGGCTGTGATCTGCGCCACCATCGGACCCGGGAAGCAACCGGACGGGGACCCCGCCCGACTTCGCAAGTGA
- the mshB gene encoding N-acetyl-1-D-myo-inositol-2-amino-2-deoxy-alpha-D-glucopyranoside deacetylase: protein MTELPERRLMLVHAHPDDESINNGATMARYAAEGAHVTLVTCTLGERGEVIPPELRHLGGAALGGHRLGELREAMAALGVTDFRLLGGAGRYCDSGMMGLPDNDDPACFWRADVDQAAGLLAEVILEVRPQVLVTYDDNGGYGHPDHIQAHRVAMRAVELAAERGWDVPKVYWNRVPRSVAEEAFARLERDLPTLPFDRSASVRDVPGVVDDERITTAVDGTAYAGAKAAAMRAHATQITVADQPYFVLSNELAQPLFTTEYYELVRGERPAGREGDLFAGVGTEEAS from the coding sequence ATGACGGAACTGCCCGAGCGGCGTCTGATGCTGGTGCACGCGCACCCGGACGACGAGTCGATCAACAACGGCGCGACCATGGCGCGCTACGCGGCCGAGGGGGCCCACGTGACGCTGGTCACCTGCACCCTCGGTGAGCGCGGCGAGGTCATCCCGCCCGAGCTGCGGCACCTCGGCGGCGCAGCCCTCGGCGGACACCGGCTCGGCGAGCTGCGGGAGGCGATGGCGGCGCTCGGCGTCACGGACTTCCGGCTGCTCGGCGGGGCCGGGCGGTACTGCGACTCCGGGATGATGGGCCTGCCCGACAACGACGATCCCGCCTGCTTCTGGCGGGCCGACGTCGACCAGGCCGCCGGGCTGCTCGCCGAGGTGATCCTCGAAGTACGGCCGCAGGTGCTGGTCACGTACGACGACAACGGCGGCTACGGGCACCCCGACCACATCCAGGCCCACCGCGTCGCCATGCGCGCCGTCGAGCTGGCCGCCGAGCGCGGATGGGACGTGCCCAAGGTCTACTGGAACCGCGTACCGCGCTCCGTGGCCGAGGAGGCCTTCGCCCGACTGGAGCGCGACCTGCCCACCCTGCCCTTCGACAGGTCCGCCTCGGTGCGGGACGTCCCCGGCGTGGTGGACGACGAACGGATCACGACCGCCGTCGACGGCACCGCGTACGCCGGCGCGAAGGCCGCCGCGATGCGCGCCCACGCCACCCAGATCACCGTCGCCGACCAGCCGTACTTCGTGCTGTCCAACGAGCTCGCGCAGCCGCTGTTCACCACCGAGTACTACGAACTGGTGCGCGGCGAGCGGCCCGCGGGCCGGGAGGGCGACCTGTTCGCCGGCGTCGGCACGGAGGAGGCGTCGTGA